In Thermoleophilaceae bacterium, a genomic segment contains:
- a CDS encoding PASTA domain-containing protein: protein MAEVADNTLIDGRYRITSRIGSGGMADVYAAEDTHLGRDVAIKVLYRRFAQDDEFVERFRREAKSAAGLQHPNVVNVFDRGEHDGTYYIAMEHLRGRTLKEIVSSESPLDETRAIDLAIQILRAAGFAHRRGVIHRDFKPHNVIVDDADGAKVTDFGIARAGASEMTETGSIMGTAQYLSPEQAQGHGVTAQSDLYSIAVILYELLAGQVPFDGESAVSVALKHLNDAPPPLSALRAGVHPGLEGVVMRGLAKHPEQRFADADELIAVLEDVREQIQAGEGYGGQTAMFPAPMETAESALPEERRRRRRWPYVALGLVGLALIAAAVYAITRPEEVAVPDVVGGTLLEAATRLEGEGFEVEAQRVQDQAPVDEVIRQDPRGGAKADEGSQVTLTVSNGPGQARVPSVEGRPRGEAVEELNDKGFDVTVDGEASDDFDDGIAIRTVPEGGELADRGERIRLFVSTGPESVSVPDVVGSSERSAESRLERAGLLVDVEEEASGSDEGTVIRQAPGPGAEVDSGTRVTIVVSTGREEVEVPSVLGQSLREARATLRDAGFEVDADERAVDSPAEDGVVVDQRPGGGSERRRGDTVTIFVGRFEEPEPPPTPPPPPDAGTP from the coding sequence ATGGCAGAGGTCGCGGACAACACCCTCATCGACGGCCGTTACCGGATCACGAGCAGGATCGGGTCGGGCGGCATGGCCGACGTCTACGCCGCCGAGGACACCCACCTCGGCCGCGACGTGGCGATCAAGGTCCTCTACCGCCGCTTCGCCCAGGACGACGAGTTCGTGGAGCGCTTCCGGCGTGAGGCCAAGTCCGCCGCCGGCCTCCAGCACCCCAACGTGGTGAACGTCTTCGACCGCGGCGAGCACGACGGCACCTACTACATCGCGATGGAGCACCTGCGCGGCCGCACGCTCAAGGAGATCGTGTCCAGCGAGTCGCCGCTCGACGAGACGCGCGCCATCGACCTCGCCATCCAGATCCTGCGGGCGGCAGGGTTCGCCCACCGCCGAGGCGTGATCCACCGCGACTTCAAGCCCCACAACGTCATCGTGGACGACGCCGACGGCGCCAAGGTCACCGACTTCGGCATCGCGCGCGCCGGTGCCTCCGAGATGACCGAGACCGGTTCGATCATGGGCACCGCCCAGTATCTCTCCCCCGAGCAGGCCCAGGGCCACGGCGTCACCGCGCAGTCCGACCTCTACTCGATCGCCGTGATCCTGTACGAGCTGCTGGCCGGCCAGGTCCCCTTCGACGGTGAGAGCGCCGTCTCGGTGGCGCTCAAGCACCTCAACGACGCTCCGCCGCCGCTGTCGGCGCTGCGGGCGGGTGTCCATCCGGGGCTGGAGGGCGTGGTCATGCGCGGCCTGGCCAAGCACCCGGAGCAGCGCTTCGCCGACGCCGACGAGCTGATCGCGGTGCTCGAGGACGTCCGCGAGCAGATCCAGGCCGGCGAGGGCTACGGCGGGCAGACCGCCATGTTCCCGGCGCCCATGGAGACCGCCGAGTCCGCCCTGCCCGAGGAGCGGCGCCGCCGCCGCCGCTGGCCCTACGTGGCGCTCGGACTTGTGGGGCTGGCCCTCATCGCCGCAGCCGTCTACGCCATCACGCGCCCGGAGGAGGTGGCGGTCCCCGACGTGGTGGGCGGCACGCTGCTCGAGGCCGCTACCCGGCTCGAGGGTGAGGGCTTCGAGGTGGAGGCCCAGCGGGTGCAGGACCAGGCGCCGGTGGACGAGGTCATCCGCCAGGACCCGCGCGGCGGCGCGAAGGCCGACGAGGGCTCCCAGGTGACGCTGACCGTGTCCAACGGGCCCGGGCAGGCGCGCGTGCCCTCGGTGGAGGGCCGGCCCCGTGGGGAGGCGGTGGAGGAGCTCAACGACAAGGGCTTCGACGTCACCGTGGACGGTGAGGCCAGCGACGACTTCGATGACGGCATCGCCATCCGCACCGTCCCCGAGGGCGGCGAGCTGGCCGACCGCGGCGAGCGCATCCGGCTGTTCGTGAGCACCGGCCCGGAGAGCGTGAGCGTGCCCGACGTCGTGGGCTCCAGCGAGCGCTCCGCCGAGTCCAGGCTGGAGCGCGCCGGGTTGCTCGTGGACGTGGAGGAGGAGGCGTCCGGGTCCGACGAGGGCACGGTCATCCGCCAGGCGCCGGGGCCGGGCGCGGAGGTGGACAGCGGCACGCGGGTGACGATCGTGGTCTCCACCGGCCGCGAGGAGGTCGAGGTCCCGTCGGTGCTCGGCCAGTCGCTGCGCGAGGCGCGCGCGACGCTGCGCGACGCCGGCTTCGAGGTGGACGCGGACGAGCGAGCCGTGGACTCGCCCGCCGAGGACGGCGTGGTCGTAGACCAGCGCCCGGGCGGCGGCAGCGAGCGCCGGCGCGGGGACACCGTGACGATCTTCGTCGGGCGCTTCGAGGAGCCGGAGCCGCCGCCCACGCCGCCGCCGCCGCCCGACGCGGGCACGCCTTGA
- a CDS encoding D-alanine--D-alanine ligase family protein: MRVCVLAGGRSSEHDVSRASAAAVSEGLRAGGHEVVAVDCERDGSWRHDGRALAVEPGGGLLGADVVFPVLHGPFGEDGTVQGLLEIADVAYVGAGVLASALCMDKVTFKELMARAGVPQVKYAAVREGGGIEAVARLGLPVFVKPARLGSSVGISKVSGAHELRRAIEDAHRHDALVIAEAMAHGTEVECSVIGNGQPEASQPGEIVIESEWYDYEAKYTPGGMELVVPARIPTETAQRVRELAVQVFLLVDCAGLARVDFFVTDDGEVLVNELNTMPGFTETSVFAKLFEASGVPYPELCDRLVALALERHAERRKHAF; this comes from the coding sequence TTGAGGGTCTGTGTCCTGGCCGGCGGGCGCTCGAGCGAGCACGACGTGTCGCGGGCCTCCGCCGCGGCGGTGTCCGAGGGGCTGCGGGCCGGCGGCCACGAGGTCGTGGCGGTGGACTGCGAGCGCGACGGGTCCTGGCGCCACGACGGCCGAGCCCTGGCGGTGGAGCCCGGTGGCGGGCTGCTCGGCGCCGACGTCGTCTTTCCCGTGCTCCACGGGCCCTTCGGCGAGGACGGCACGGTGCAGGGGCTGCTCGAGATCGCCGACGTGGCCTACGTGGGCGCGGGCGTCCTGGCCTCGGCGCTGTGCATGGACAAGGTCACGTTCAAGGAGCTGATGGCCCGTGCGGGCGTGCCACAGGTCAAGTACGCCGCGGTGCGCGAGGGGGGCGGCATCGAGGCCGTGGCCCGCCTGGGGCTGCCGGTGTTCGTCAAGCCGGCCCGCCTGGGCTCGTCGGTGGGGATCTCGAAGGTGTCGGGCGCGCACGAGCTGCGCCGCGCGATCGAGGACGCGCACCGGCACGACGCGCTCGTGATCGCGGAGGCGATGGCGCACGGCACCGAGGTGGAGTGCTCGGTGATCGGCAACGGGCAGCCCGAGGCCTCGCAGCCGGGCGAGATCGTGATCGAGAGCGAGTGGTACGACTACGAGGCCAAGTACACGCCCGGCGGTATGGAGCTGGTGGTGCCCGCCCGCATCCCCACCGAGACGGCGCAGCGCGTGCGCGAGCTGGCCGTGCAGGTCTTCCTGCTGGTGGACTGCGCCGGCCTGGCGCGCGTGGACTTCTTCGTGACCGACGACGGCGAGGTGCTGGTGAACGAGCTCAACACCATGCCCGGGTTCACCGAGACCAGCGTGTTCGCCAAGCTCTTCGAGGCCTCCGGCGTGCCCTATCCGGAGCTGTGCGACCGGCTCGTGGCGCTCGCGCTGGAGCGCCACGCGGAGCGCCGCAAGCACGCCTTCTAG
- a CDS encoding protein kinase, protein MIGTLLNGRFRLEEQVGSGGMSTVYRAFDETLERWVAIKLMHADISEEPDQLERFRREARNAASLSHPHVVTVIDAGEDDGHPYIVFEYVEGETLKQRIRRLGMLPIAEAVAYAIEMGRALAAAHAERIVHRDVKPQNVLIDGEGRAKVTDFGIARSLEQDGLTQAGRVLGTTDYVAPEQALGEPVTEQSDVYALGICLFEMLTGDIPYKADTQVAVAMKHVREPMPDVQHLRPDVSASLAAVVEQATAKEMRNRYTSTTEMVEDLEQALAIEVARSGRSSGEATTVLRALRGDTADFVPMRLRRPRRVLVITLLALAAAAAIVVVLAGRTERGSPGGATPQPAGGLEAVRLDADAPNDYDPESDDAEEHPGQVRNVIDGNVGTVWDTETYRGGLDGVNKSGVGLYVDAGGQITARRFDLVNSITGWRARIYASNGVASDIDGWTPVSQPFTADQETEVELDTRGREYRHYLVWITELPDEGQAAIAELSLLR, encoded by the coding sequence GTGATCGGCACCCTTCTCAACGGTCGGTTCAGGCTCGAGGAACAGGTGGGCTCCGGCGGCATGTCCACCGTCTACCGGGCCTTTGACGAGACCCTCGAGCGCTGGGTTGCCATCAAGCTCATGCACGCCGACATCTCGGAGGAGCCCGACCAGCTCGAGCGCTTCCGCCGCGAGGCGCGCAACGCCGCGAGCCTCTCCCACCCCCACGTGGTCACGGTCATCGACGCGGGCGAGGACGACGGCCATCCTTACATCGTCTTCGAGTACGTCGAGGGCGAGACGCTCAAGCAGCGGATCCGGCGGCTGGGGATGCTGCCCATCGCCGAGGCGGTCGCCTACGCGATCGAGATGGGCCGCGCGCTCGCCGCCGCGCACGCCGAGCGGATCGTGCACCGCGACGTCAAGCCCCAGAACGTGCTCATCGACGGCGAGGGCCGCGCCAAGGTCACCGACTTCGGCATAGCCCGCAGCCTCGAGCAGGACGGGCTCACGCAGGCCGGGCGCGTGCTGGGCACCACCGACTACGTGGCCCCCGAGCAGGCGCTCGGCGAGCCCGTCACCGAGCAGTCCGACGTCTACGCGCTCGGCATCTGCCTGTTCGAGATGCTCACGGGCGACATCCCCTACAAGGCGGACACCCAGGTGGCCGTGGCCATGAAGCACGTCCGCGAGCCCATGCCCGACGTGCAGCACCTGCGTCCCGACGTCTCGGCCAGCCTGGCCGCCGTGGTGGAGCAGGCCACCGCGAAGGAGATGCGCAACCGCTACACCAGCACCACCGAGATGGTGGAGGACCTCGAGCAGGCGCTTGCCATCGAGGTGGCTCGCAGCGGCCGCTCGAGCGGCGAGGCCACCACCGTGCTGCGCGCGCTGCGCGGCGACACCGCCGACTTCGTGCCGATGCGCCTGCGCCGGCCCAGGCGCGTGCTGGTGATCACGCTGCTCGCCCTGGCCGCGGCCGCCGCGATCGTCGTGGTCCTGGCCGGCCGGACCGAGCGCGGCAGCCCCGGCGGGGCCACGCCCCAGCCGGCCGGGGGCCTGGAGGCCGTGCGGCTGGACGCCGACGCGCCGAACGACTACGACCCCGAGAGCGACGATGCCGAGGAGCACCCGGGCCAGGTGCGCAACGTGATCGACGGCAACGTGGGCACCGTGTGGGACACCGAGACCTACCGCGGCGGCCTCGATGGCGTGAACAAGTCCGGCGTGGGCCTCTACGTGGACGCCGGCGGACAGATCACGGCACGGCGCTTCGACCTCGTGAACTCCATCACGGGCTGGCGGGCCCGGATCTACGCCTCCAACGGCGTGGCCTCGGACATCGACGGTTGGACGCCCGTCAGCCAGCCGTTCACGGCCGACCAGGAGACGGAGGTCGAGCTCGACACCCGCGGCCGCGAGTACCGCCACTACCTCGTCTGGATCACCGAGCTCCCCGACGAGGGCCAGGCCGCGATCGCGGAGCTGAGCCTGCTTCGCTAG
- a CDS encoding DsbA family protein, protein MAVNVRYITDPGCIWSWTTEPVVRRLMTEFGDSLSWTFVMGGLARDISEPEEYVGEWLDVAAETGMPNDPGLWLEGPIATTYPACMAVIAASEQADDAGYRYLRALREGLVCFRRKLDTTEALVEEARGAGLDVKRFRIDLGSHGPVEAFGRHLDEARGVPDEMKAPGKDRVSFPSMRFGADHWVLGPQAYEDYAEAARAEGAQPSGAERPGVLDALRRFGRMAPTEVEAVCGLPGPRAHAELWGLVSEWKARPVPVLSGHLFEPA, encoded by the coding sequence GTGGCCGTCAACGTCCGCTACATCACCGATCCGGGCTGCATCTGGTCCTGGACCACCGAGCCCGTCGTCCGCCGGTTGATGACGGAGTTCGGCGACAGCCTGTCATGGACCTTCGTCATGGGGGGTCTCGCTCGCGACATCTCCGAGCCGGAGGAGTACGTGGGGGAGTGGCTCGACGTGGCGGCCGAGACCGGAATGCCCAACGACCCGGGGCTCTGGCTCGAGGGTCCCATCGCCACCACATACCCCGCCTGCATGGCCGTGATCGCCGCATCTGAGCAGGCCGATGACGCCGGCTACCGCTACCTGCGGGCGCTGCGCGAGGGCCTGGTGTGCTTCCGGCGCAAGCTCGACACCACCGAGGCGCTGGTCGAGGAGGCCCGGGGCGCGGGCCTCGACGTGAAGCGCTTTCGCATCGACCTCGGCTCGCACGGCCCGGTGGAGGCCTTCGGCAGGCACCTCGACGAGGCGCGCGGCGTCCCCGACGAGATGAAGGCGCCCGGGAAGGACCGCGTGTCGTTCCCGAGCATGCGCTTCGGCGCCGACCACTGGGTGCTCGGCCCCCAGGCCTACGAGGACTACGCGGAGGCCGCCCGGGCGGAGGGCGCGCAGCCTTCGGGCGCCGAGCGCCCCGGCGTGCTGGACGCGTTGCGCCGCTTCGGCCGGATGGCGCCGACGGAGGTGGAGGCCGTCTGCGGCCTGCCGGGGCCGCGGGCGCACGCGGAGCTGTGGGGGCTGGTGTCGGAGTGGAAGGCCCGGCCGGTGCCTGTGCTGTCGGGGCACCTGTTCGAGCCGGCGTGA
- the purM gene encoding phosphoribosylformylglycinamidine cyclo-ligase, whose amino-acid sequence MSDSAYARAGVNTDQADRAVASIVEVLRAIDPGRPSRSLVGSGHYAAVLRLDDKRGLALSTDGVGTKIIVAEQLGKLDSVGIDCIAMNVNDVICVGADPIAVLDYVAVEEADPERLRQIAVGLRAGAEDAGIEIPGGELAVLPELIRGHPSPGGFDLVGTCVGLVDLDQVVNGSAIHPGDAVIGLPSSGVHSNGFTLARNTLTDLDETPPELGGRTVGQALLEPTVIYVRAVRELLESGVEVRGLAHVTSGGLLNLLRLDAPVGYRIDAPLPPPPVLALIAERSGADEAELMEVFNMGCGFCCVVPDGDAAEAAEMLGRRHPGAAVIGRATATAGVVELPASGLIGKAGQGFRPA is encoded by the coding sequence ATGAGCGACAGCGCCTACGCCCGTGCCGGGGTGAACACCGACCAGGCCGACCGCGCCGTCGCGAGCATCGTGGAGGTGCTGCGGGCCATCGACCCGGGGCGCCCCTCGCGCTCGCTGGTGGGCAGCGGCCACTACGCCGCGGTGCTGCGGCTGGACGACAAGCGCGGCCTCGCCCTGTCCACGGACGGCGTGGGCACGAAGATCATCGTCGCGGAGCAGCTGGGCAAGCTCGACAGCGTGGGCATCGACTGCATCGCGATGAACGTCAACGACGTCATCTGCGTGGGCGCCGACCCGATCGCGGTGCTCGACTACGTCGCGGTCGAGGAGGCGGACCCCGAGCGGCTGCGCCAGATCGCCGTGGGCCTGCGCGCGGGCGCCGAGGACGCGGGCATCGAGATCCCCGGCGGTGAGCTGGCCGTGCTCCCCGAGCTCATCCGCGGCCACCCGTCCCCCGGCGGCTTCGACCTCGTGGGCACGTGTGTCGGCCTGGTGGACCTCGACCAGGTGGTCAACGGCTCGGCGATCCATCCGGGAGACGCGGTCATCGGCCTGCCGTCCAGCGGCGTGCACTCCAACGGCTTCACGCTGGCCCGCAACACGCTCACCGACCTCGACGAGACGCCCCCGGAGCTCGGCGGGCGCACGGTGGGCCAGGCGCTGCTCGAGCCCACGGTGATCTACGTTCGGGCGGTGCGCGAGCTGCTGGAGTCCGGCGTGGAGGTCCGCGGGCTGGCCCACGTCACCAGCGGCGGCCTCCTCAACCTGCTGCGGCTGGACGCGCCCGTGGGCTACCGGATCGACGCCCCGCTGCCGCCGCCGCCCGTGCTCGCGCTCATCGCCGAGCGCTCCGGCGCGGACGAGGCCGAGCTGATGGAGGTCTTCAACATGGGCTGCGGCTTCTGCTGCGTCGTGCCCGACGGCGACGCCGCGGAGGCCGCCGAGATGCTCGGGCGCCGCCACCCCGGCGCCGCGGTCATCGGCCGGGCCACGGCCACGGCGGGCGTGGTGGAGCTGCCGGCCTCCGGCCTCATCGGCAAGGCTGGCCAGGGCTTCCGGCCTGCCTAG
- a CDS encoding undecaprenyl-diphosphate phosphatase, which yields MLGLRHALALGALQGPAELMPVSSSGHIALVPELLGWPYADVDPELRKSFEVALHAGTAAALAWVLRDEVAGVVRGMTLRRAVHVAVEFAPAAAAGLAFERPIERRLGTVRTVAAAQVAAGALLWWADRAPARRPGDEATVRDHLVIGLAQATALIPGVSRNGATLTAARLLRFRRRDASRLSRRAALPIILGATALKGARLARRGLPPGTAGALSVGAAAAFASTLASARIVEAVDNARSYRPFAAYRIAIGLAALSRGSGHALQRNSSEAPGAAHDLTP from the coding sequence TTGCTCGGTCTCCGGCACGCCCTGGCCCTCGGCGCCCTCCAGGGGCCCGCGGAGCTCATGCCGGTGTCGAGCTCGGGGCACATCGCACTCGTGCCGGAGCTGCTCGGCTGGCCCTACGCCGACGTCGATCCCGAGCTGCGCAAGTCGTTCGAGGTGGCGCTTCACGCCGGCACGGCCGCCGCACTCGCCTGGGTGCTGCGCGACGAGGTCGCCGGCGTGGTGCGCGGCATGACCCTGCGACGGGCCGTCCACGTGGCGGTGGAGTTCGCACCGGCCGCCGCGGCGGGCCTGGCCTTCGAGCGGCCGATCGAGCGCCGGCTGGGCACCGTCCGGACGGTGGCCGCGGCGCAGGTGGCGGCGGGCGCCCTGCTCTGGTGGGCGGACCGCGCGCCGGCCCGGCGGCCCGGGGACGAAGCCACGGTGCGAGACCACCTGGTCATCGGGCTGGCGCAGGCCACGGCGCTGATCCCCGGCGTCTCCCGCAACGGCGCCACCCTCACCGCGGCTCGCCTGCTGCGCTTCCGCCGCCGCGACGCCAGCCGCCTCTCGCGCCGCGCCGCCCTGCCGATCATCCTCGGGGCCACGGCGCTGAAGGGAGCGCGCCTGGCCCGGCGCGGCCTGCCGCCGGGAACGGCAGGAGCGCTCTCTGTGGGAGCAGCCGCCGCGTTCGCCTCCACGCTCGCCTCGGCCAGGATCGTGGAGGCCGTGGACAACGCCCGCTCCTACAGACCCTTCGCGGCGTACCGAATCGCCATCGGACTGGCAGCACTCTCAAGGGGGTCAGGTCATGCGCTGCAACGGAACTCGAGCGAAGCTCCCGGTGCAGCGCATGACCTGACCCCCTGA
- a CDS encoding DUF354 domain-containing protein, producing MRIWVDLTNSPHVLVLAPLIEIMRSDGHEVEVTARDFAQTLELCDRLGVEHTAVGRHRGGRLGSKARGLVSRSLALARWARGRRFDLALGHGSNDVTVAAALLRMPSATAFDYEWATVQHNVNCRLARAVVVPDAIPPGRLERYGARGKLRRYPGLKEEYYLAGFEPDPAVLGELGLDPAEPLVVVRTPPDVSLYHRFENDLFGQVLERLHGGQAVVLPRTPEQREELARAGGFIVPERAVDAPSLVAYADLVVSAGGTMNREAVALGTPVYTTFEGRLGAVDEQLLADGRLRRLTDPSQVSVEKRAATSDERVRRDPRELVRLLLSALP from the coding sequence GTGCGCATCTGGGTCGACCTCACCAACAGCCCGCACGTCCTCGTCCTGGCGCCGCTCATCGAGATCATGCGCTCGGACGGGCACGAGGTGGAGGTCACCGCCCGCGACTTCGCCCAGACGCTGGAGCTGTGCGACCGCCTCGGGGTCGAGCACACCGCAGTCGGCCGCCACCGCGGCGGGAGGCTCGGCAGCAAGGCCCGGGGCCTTGTGTCGCGCTCCCTCGCGCTGGCGCGCTGGGCCCGTGGGCGGCGCTTTGACCTGGCCCTGGGTCACGGCTCGAACGACGTGACGGTCGCCGCCGCGCTGCTGCGCATGCCCAGCGCCACGGCCTTCGACTACGAGTGGGCCACGGTGCAGCACAACGTGAACTGCCGGCTGGCGCGCGCCGTGGTGGTGCCCGACGCCATCCCGCCCGGGCGGCTCGAGCGCTACGGCGCGCGCGGCAAGCTGCGCCGCTACCCGGGGCTGAAGGAGGAGTACTACCTGGCGGGCTTCGAGCCCGACCCCGCGGTGCTGGGCGAGTTGGGTCTCGATCCCGCCGAGCCGCTCGTCGTCGTGCGCACGCCACCGGACGTCTCGCTCTACCACCGCTTCGAGAACGACCTCTTCGGCCAGGTGCTCGAGCGCCTCCACGGCGGCCAGGCCGTGGTGCTCCCGCGCACCCCGGAGCAGCGCGAGGAGCTGGCGCGCGCGGGCGGCTTCATCGTGCCCGAGCGCGCCGTGGACGCGCCCAGCCTCGTGGCCTACGCCGACCTGGTCGTCTCGGCGGGCGGTACCATGAACCGCGAGGCGGTCGCGCTCGGGACCCCGGTGTACACCACGTTCGAGGGGCGTCTGGGCGCGGTCGACGAGCAGCTGCTCGCCGATGGGCGGCTGCGCAGGCTGACCGATCCCTCGCAGGTCAGCGTCGAGAAGCGCGCCGCAACGAGCGATGAGCGCGTCCGTCGCGACCCTCGCGAGCTGGTGAGGCTGCTGCTGTCCGCCCTACCATGA
- a CDS encoding nucleoside-diphosphate sugar epimerase/dehydratase produces the protein MTRSPVKARLTSSVNLRRSVQVAIDAALLSLAYWLAFMLRFDAGVPERYEELLTETIVFVVLGKLAIFALFGLYHKLWRFVDQQDFESIVKAAVVSTLVLIGGLFLAPVDTDPPRSVIALDFLIALALVAGTRYVVRMANERNRRIPQKGAREVLVVGAGNGGQSVAWEMRRNPELGTVPIGFVDDDPRKRGMRIAGLKVLGATGDLPRVLDDAEPDEVVIAIPSAPGVVRQKVVTACRERGIPVRTLPTVFEILSAGTDLIRQVREVRVEDVLGREPVRVEIDRVGAYLSGDVVLVTGAGGSIGSELCRQIARVGPRKLVLVENAENALFEIRRELEEDRHFRNAVAVLADCKDAVRISEVFAEYGPDVVFHAAAYKHVPLMEENPVEAVRNNAVGTRLVAAAAGESGASRFVLVSTDKAVTPATAMGASKALAEWAVEAAQHRYPDTRFTTVRFGNVLGSSGSVVPIFRRQIAAGGPVTVTDAKMSRYFMTIPEAVQLIIRSGALGDGGDVYVLEMGDPVKIVDLARNMIRLSGHEPDTEIAIEFVGRRPGEKVHEELFNPDERPQPTHAEKILVAERDPLDPSWVESAFARVEELVYNGDAPALARTVAELAAERSTAGLATPEEGATV, from the coding sequence ATGACCCGTTCCCCTGTGAAGGCCCGGCTCACCTCATCCGTGAACCTCCGCCGCTCGGTGCAGGTGGCCATCGACGCCGCCCTGCTCTCGCTGGCGTACTGGCTGGCGTTCATGCTGCGCTTCGACGCGGGAGTGCCCGAGCGCTACGAGGAGCTCCTCACCGAGACGATCGTCTTCGTGGTGCTCGGCAAGCTCGCGATCTTCGCGCTGTTCGGGCTCTACCACAAGCTCTGGCGCTTCGTGGACCAGCAGGACTTCGAGTCGATCGTCAAGGCGGCGGTGGTCTCCACCCTGGTGCTGATCGGCGGCCTGTTCCTCGCGCCGGTGGACACCGACCCGCCGCGCAGCGTCATCGCGCTCGACTTCCTCATCGCCCTCGCGCTCGTCGCGGGCACCCGCTACGTCGTGCGGATGGCCAACGAGCGCAACCGCCGCATCCCCCAGAAGGGGGCGCGCGAGGTGCTGGTGGTGGGCGCCGGCAACGGCGGCCAGTCGGTGGCGTGGGAGATGCGGCGCAATCCCGAGCTCGGCACCGTCCCGATCGGCTTCGTGGACGACGACCCGCGCAAGCGGGGCATGCGCATCGCCGGCCTCAAGGTGCTCGGCGCCACGGGCGACCTCCCGCGCGTGCTCGACGACGCCGAGCCGGACGAGGTCGTGATCGCCATCCCGTCGGCGCCCGGCGTGGTGCGCCAGAAGGTGGTCACCGCCTGCCGCGAGCGCGGCATCCCCGTGCGCACGCTCCCCACGGTCTTCGAGATCCTCTCGGCCGGCACCGACCTCATCCGCCAGGTGCGCGAGGTGCGCGTGGAGGACGTGCTGGGCCGCGAGCCCGTCCGGGTGGAGATCGACCGCGTGGGCGCCTACCTCTCCGGTGACGTGGTGCTCGTCACGGGCGCGGGGGGCTCGATCGGCTCGGAGCTGTGCCGCCAGATCGCGCGCGTGGGCCCTCGCAAGCTCGTGCTCGTCGAGAACGCCGAGAACGCGCTGTTCGAGATCCGCCGCGAGCTCGAGGAGGACCGTCACTTCCGCAACGCCGTCGCCGTGCTGGCCGACTGCAAGGACGCCGTGCGCATCAGCGAGGTGTTCGCCGAGTACGGCCCCGACGTGGTGTTCCACGCCGCCGCCTACAAGCACGTGCCGCTGATGGAGGAGAACCCCGTCGAGGCCGTGCGCAACAACGCGGTGGGCACCCGCCTGGTGGCCGCCGCCGCGGGCGAGTCGGGCGCGTCGCGCTTCGTGCTGGTCTCCACCGACAAGGCGGTCACGCCCGCCACAGCCATGGGCGCCTCCAAGGCGCTCGCCGAGTGGGCGGTGGAGGCCGCGCAGCACCGCTACCCGGACACACGCTTCACCACCGTCCGCTTCGGCAACGTGCTCGGCTCGTCGGGCTCGGTGGTGCCGATCTTCCGCCGCCAGATCGCCGCGGGCGGACCGGTGACGGTCACCGACGCCAAGATGAGCCGCTACTTCATGACGATCCCCGAGGCGGTGCAGCTCATCATCCGCTCAGGGGCCCTCGGGGACGGCGGCGACGTCTACGTGCTCGAGATGGGCGACCCGGTGAAGATCGTGGACCTGGCTCGCAACATGATCCGCCTGTCCGGGCACGAGCCCGACACCGAGATCGCCATCGAGTTCGTCGGGCGCCGCCCCGGCGAGAAGGTCCACGAGGAGCTCTTCAATCCCGACGAGCGGCCCCAGCCCACCCACGCGGAGAAGATCCTGGTGGCCGAGCGCGACCCGCTCGACCCCTCCTGGGTGGAGTCCGCGTTCGCGCGCGTCGAGGAACTCGTGTACAACGGGGACGCCCCGGCGCTGGCCCGCACGGTGGCGGAGCTCGCCGCCGAGCGCTCCACCGCGGGATTGGCGACGCCCGAAGAGGGGGCTACCGTCTAA